Below is a genomic region from Candidatus Obscuribacterales bacterium.
TTATTCCATGTTGAAGTGTTGGATCTCCTGAAAACAACGGAGCAGCCAAGCTAAACATGAATATAGGCAATCTATATCAGAAGTTGTTTGCAGTAGGGTTTGGAATGTTTCTCGCTATACCCACTCCTGTCTTGGCTGCGAATGTAGATGAATCAACTCGACTAATAGCTGATGCTCAATCTGCAACCGGTACACAGATTTCTCCAAATGCAGAGGAAGTCGCCAAATTGTTGGGACTTGATGCGCAAATACATAGATATTTGGAATTGAAGCGCAATGGCAAACTAGACGTCTTCGATAGAGAAGCTCTTCAGTTGCAGACATCACTAATTAGAAAAGTGATGACGATTGGACTTGAATTGCGCACAGTGTCTGCGCATTTCGACAAAGAAATTACCATTGAACGGCAAGCCGTCGATAGGCTTTCAAACGAACGCGACTTCATCGTGGCGCAGACAAACAATCTCAACTTTTATCAGTTGGGCATTCTATCGATGATTATTGATGGTCCCTTGGCGCAAACTGAAAATAAGCACCGAATTCTGGCAAGTAATCAATTGAATATAGTCTCCGGCTTAATGGTCGGTGGATTGGCGGCTCTGGCATTTTTGGAACGCCGAGGCGGCATTAGACATACACGCGCAGAGCCAAACTTATTAGGTCAAACGTTGGGACTCAATGCTCCAAGTTACGAACAACTGCCTCCATTCTTGTGGACTTATTTGAATTCAGTTGCGCCTGATTCAACTAGTGGTCTAACGCGCAGGCAGCAATTGCTCGAATATTGGAAGCATGGCAGAAATCTTTCCATCAACATCAAGAAGCCCAAAAATATTGAGAAAGTATCTGTGCTTGGACCTCATCACCATCAGTGGTGCGAATCGATCAAGCTAATTAATAACCGACTATCAATGATGTTTGATTTACGCGCCATGATTGATCTTTTAAATACCGGTTTAGCGGAATTATTAGAGGCGCTTGATTAACAAGTCGCTCTGTAAAGGTTTTCAACTCAATTTGTTAAAGCACAGTCTCTCCACCGAATGCTGGGTAGAACCAAGCATAGGTACAAAGGAGACTAAAAATGCCGAAGCAAATTTTATCGCTTGCCTTAAGCTTGGGTTTAGGGCTATTTTCAATTAATCCGTCATTTGCTGACGAGCAAACGGCCAGCGCCTTGTTTGCCGAGCCCAGTACTATCCTGCAGCGGTTGCGATTGAAGGCTGGCACATTGGTGGATGGTTCCTATTATGTACCTGCGGTCTTAGGAACCATTCGCTGGGGCTATCTGCCGAATAAGGATTCAAGACCAATACTAACCGTACCTTCCGGCAGTCTGATAACGTTTGACACTTTGTCATCGGAAGGAATGGTCGAGGATCAAGGTCGTGATCCTGTTAAATTCTTTGGCAAATTTGGTGTTCAAGAAAATGACGTACTCAACGATGCAAAGGAAATATGTGCATCCAAGTTAGTGCACGACATAACAAAGGACGGACCGCACATTATTCAGGGACCTGTGGCCGTAGAAGGCGCTCAGCCTGGTGATGTTCTGAAAATAGATATTGTCTCACTGACGCCACGAGTGCCGTATGGCATTGTCGGAAATAGACATGGAAAAGGCGCTCTACCGGGCGAGTTCCCACAAAATAATGGACCAGAGCCAGGTGCCAGCGCAGAGCATCCGGAGTTATACGGTAATGTTTTTAAGTTTGTGCCGATTAAGAAAATCAATGGAGAATGGTATGGCGTTTTCCACAACGCAGCCGGTAAGGAAATAACATTTCCTATTCACCCATTCATAGGGACAATGGGTGTAGCTGCTAACACATCAGCAAAGCTAAATTCTATACCGCCATCCTCATTTGGTGGCAACCTGGATTTGAAAGATTTGACGCCTGGATCGACTCTCTATGTCCCAATACAGGTGCCTGGAGCGAAATTTTTCATAGGCGATCCGCACTTTGCGCAAGGTGATGGCGAAGTTGCTCTAACTGCTTTGGAAGCATCGCTTCGCGCTGAAATTAGACTGACACTTCTCAAGGAAGGTGATCCGGCAATTCCAGGCAAAGGTTTATTTACAGAACCATTTGCAGAAACCCCTGAGTATTGGATGCCTATTGGACTGGATGCCGATCTTGATGAAGCAATGAAAAAGACTGTAAGAGCCGCAATAAAATTTCTGGTCGATAAGTTAGGTATGGATCCGGCAACAGCAATGGCCTATTTAAGCGCGGCTACTGACTTTGAAATAACTCAAGTTGTTGACGAGACTAAAGGAGTCCACGCCCATATCAGGAAGAAGGATTTCGCTAATGCCAAATAGAGATGTACAACTTGCAGCCGTGCTGATACTGTTGCTTTGGCAATTGGAACCAGCCTTGTCGCAAGTGGCTCCGAGTCGCGATACGAAAAAAGTTGTAATTTCCAGTCAAGTT
It encodes:
- a CDS encoding acetamidase/formamidase family protein, whose translation is MPKQILSLALSLGLGLFSINPSFADEQTASALFAEPSTILQRLRLKAGTLVDGSYYVPAVLGTIRWGYLPNKDSRPILTVPSGSLITFDTLSSEGMVEDQGRDPVKFFGKFGVQENDVLNDAKEICASKLVHDITKDGPHIIQGPVAVEGAQPGDVLKIDIVSLTPRVPYGIVGNRHGKGALPGEFPQNNGPEPGASAEHPELYGNVFKFVPIKKINGEWYGVFHNAAGKEITFPIHPFIGTMGVAANTSAKLNSIPPSSFGGNLDLKDLTPGSTLYVPIQVPGAKFFIGDPHFAQGDGEVALTALEASLRAEIRLTLLKEGDPAIPGKGLFTEPFAETPEYWMPIGLDADLDEAMKKTVRAAIKFLVDKLGMDPATAMAYLSAATDFEITQVVDETKGVHAHIRKKDFANAK